The Catharus ustulatus isolate bCatUst1 chromosome 17, bCatUst1.pri.v2, whole genome shotgun sequence genome includes the window cCTCAGCCCTTACAGCACAAGCGACATCGTCCCTGTGACCAGAGCTGCCAACCCTGCCTGGATGAACAGAGGGCACTGACAGTGCTGCCCACGGCTGCCCAGCCAAGGCAGGGCGAGCAGGCACTGCCATGTCCCTGTCATGctgccattccctgcccagctggggctctgtgccagggcagggccatagagcagccctggagtggagccagaggctgcagggagcgGCTGGAGGCGCCGGGGCCGTGAGTCAGGGCACGCAAGGCTCGAGCAGAGCCAAGCCCTGCCTCACCAACACAGCCCAGTGCAGTCAGCTCCACAGAAAATGGGGCTGTGCAAgatctccctgcagcagggctgcacatcccaaggcaccagcacagcccagtacCCCCCCAGCCTGGGCAAGGGGCACAGGCAGCATACAGCTGTCAGCCAGGCTGCCACGAGCTCACATCTGGGGTTCTGTAACACATAATTAAACAGCAATGGATGTGGAACAAGTAAATCTCTATTTAGGATAGGGAGCCCACTTCCCcgcctccccagccctggtgatTCATCAGGGCAGTGGGACAGGGTATCTCAGCAGGGTATGATTAGCAGGGGACAGGGCCCCAATAATCCTTTATTGGCAGCATTTTTACCACCAAATGGTTTTACTAAAACCACTGGGCTCCTCTGCAACCCCCAGGAATATGATTCATcacctctgcacagccccaacCAAGAGCAGGTGATGCTGCCTGGGTAACTTCATAGGATGGGAAGGATTAAATTGTGGGATCAATGGAAATTATGTCCCTGCAGCCTTCACCTCCAAACACTCCAAAGGGGTGGGAGCACCCCCTGCttcaccccagcagcaggatgggatgCTGCAGGCTGCATCCAATGCAAAAGCTTCAGCTCTGAGtgccctccagcccagcagcaagatcccatcagcagcagggacacacttCCCAGCCTGTCTCAAGGCTCCCATATAATTAGTGATGAATGTAAACAATACAAACAGCCATGTAAATAATGCAAAGAGCTCAAATCGCATCCCTGCCCTACAGtcccctgctgtcacccagaTACTGCACTGACAGGCAGGTTAGAACTTGGTGTAAATGGCCAGGGACATTTAAATGATGCACAGCACCCTGGGCAGGACAGGCCAGCAAAACCAGAGTGCTGCCTTTGGTGCCAGCAGTACTGTCTGATGGGTTCTGCTGGAAAAGAAAGCCAAAGAAAGCCACATAGAAGGGTAAAAAAATTCACTACATTAATTCATgctcagccaggcaggagctttGCTACAGAGGCAGCAGACAAAAGCCAGCTCCATCGTGGCTCTCCCAGgcccctttcctcctttcccagccaCAATCCCATGGATGCTGCTCCTTCTGTCCCAGTCCAGGCTCCTTTCCACTGCACTTGTCCTGCCACAGGGAGGAGTTGTGCTGCTCCATATCACCCATTTCATCTCCCAGTAAAgcacttctgcatttctttcccctcttctGTGGTCTTGTGATCACTGACTGGTCTGATTGTTTCCCCGTGGTTAATTGACACCACTGTTTTCCTTAGCATTCTAGAGAACAAATTGCAGTATCAAAGATAAGTTGGTTTTAGGCTGCATTGATTTCGAGTGATGTTTTTGCCCCCATACATACAAGCAGTTATTTTGTACAGCAGAGACAGGCTTTGGGCTGGATCATGGGTATGCAGCATGATTCAGTGAAATCTTTTTCTACAGTAAGACTTGACTCAGGGTTTTGACTCACAGTCAAATGCACCAAAGTATCCAAAAAATGAGGCCTTCCTTACAGCATGGACAAAACTCACTGGGCAAAGCCAAATAACTACATGTTTACTCATAGCTTATGTTGCAGAACAATGAGTTCCTTCATGCTGTGCCTTCCACAACCCTATTCACAGTCTGCTTCTGACAGGGCATTCTGCCTCTCTAGAGGGCTCTGAGCTCTTCCCTGGTGACAGAGCACACACAAGTACATCCAGCTTGGATACACAAAGAAATGGATCAGAATGTCACTGTGTCTGACCAGCCACACACCAAGCTCTGAACCCCTCAGCTGatttaaatccattttacaGATGGCTCCTTAAAACCATCAGTCTCCCATAGCTTTCACAAAAATAGGCTTTTGGTAGTGGGGAGAAAAGCAAATCACCCACACAGTGCCTGGGCTAAACTCTACCATGACCCTGGTTCTTATTAGGCACCAAGAATCCGTATGGGATTTCAAAAAGCTTCACTCCAGatttgggctttttaaaaaatcttggcCAGACACAAGATTCAAACACAGACAACCCTATAAGtgtattttaattgtattttgaaatgtaaatttttatgtatgtctatatatatatgttaaagtctattttaaaacatcagaaTCAGCTACATTTCCCTGAAATCTGCAAGCAGTCCAACCATGACCTAAAGTTTCTGATGACCTGGCAAGGGCTGCACATTCCCAGAGCCCTTTTCCTCGTGTGGCTGGCTTCCAAGGGGCTTGGGAATCGTGTCCCCTACTCGAGGGACAGCAGATATCCAAAGCCTTTCCAGATGTTTATTTTGGCAACCTCAAATTCAAACACTAACAGGTCCCATTAGCAGCCTGGCCACATCTGGATCTTGCAGGTGGTTGCTGTGTGCAGGTGAGGAGACAAAACAGGAGAAGTGAGACCATTCCACCCTGTCCTTCAGATGTGATGCTGGATGGTGATCCCTGGCTTTGGCTGCTGTTTCACCCATGTGTGCCATCAGAGAGGCTCATGCATTGAATGAACAGCTCAGACCAGCCAGGGTGTGATGACCCAGCAcatggagcagcccctgggcatCCCAGCACAACCCTCGTGGGGCTGAGCTCAGTGTTTTGGCAGGGCACATCCTCACAGATCAGGGCTAAACTGCCAGCCTCGAGTGGCAGCAGGGACCCTGCAGCTGGCACGTTCCTGGGTGTGGGACAGCACCCCAGGGAGTGCTGTGCTGACAGAAGCAGGATATTCTATATCCTACAGGAGAAAGCATTGGCTCATCTTTCCCGCTCTTCTGTCCCAAGCTTTCAGTCCCATACCTAATCAAAGCCCTATGTCAAGTCTTACCACTCAAAATCCTTCTCCAGAACATTAACTGGAATTCCAGTAGCCCTTCACCCTTGGAAGGATTTGCATTTTAGGAAGCAGCTGTGCAAATTCAAAGGAGACCTTGACACCTCCAGAATGAAATTCCCAACAGCAGTCATTGCTGAGTTACCTGATTGCTGCTCTTTACTCATCAAAGCACACCTTCCATGTCACCTACTCCTCTTATGGCCTCATGTGAAGGCTCTGTTCATGCAACCTGCACCCAATTAAACCATTCCATGGCCACAGgacagaagggggaaaaaattaaggaGCTGGAGGAGTGTGTCAGTTCATGTCTGTGCCTACAACATCCAAGAGCACAAGGAAAATGGGTATGCTTCAAGACTGTATTCTCAATCTTAAAGTTACCCACAAACCCATACAACTCATtgagaaatatttatgaaaaacatAGCCCTGAAAGCCAGTCTTGAATTATTCCATTTTTCTAATGCCTATAAATGTGATGCTTTTCATTCTGAAGGTTTATATTATAGTTATTTTGCTTTATAAACGACTCCAATGCCTGTCCTAGATAAATATAGGTGCAATTTTGATCCACATTTTGAAGGgtgtttctttcaaatcacTCTCTCTATTTAGCTATCCTAAATGTGGCAGCCCAGAACATTACAGTGCTGAAGAGCTACAAAATTACTTAAGCAGAAATCCTTGCAGTGTTTCTAGCCCCAGAATTGCCTCTAATACAAGAACACAATTAGACCAAGTGTTTACAGAGCATAACAAATATCTCACTACGAGGTGCAGTTGTATATTAGCAGAGGTTGAAACCTTCCAAATAACCAgagggatttattttggggaaagGGTGGGGCTACACATTCTAAACAGTTTAGATGGACTCCACCAAAACTCTGGCAAAGCAGATGTGCAGGCAGCCTGTCAGAGGCATGCAGCAGTGTTTGATGCTTAGGAAGAGCGTGCGGGATGCTGTGGGTGGCTCATATCCGACACGAGAACATTCACAGCTCGCTGTGGTCGTGCACCAGCGGGGAGTTTCTGGGCTGGTTCAGCCAGAAGCTGCAATAACCAGTCCCTATGGAACCAGGAGTCAAAAAACTACACAAAGTCAAGTTGGTTGGTGTTAGCTGCAAAAACAGACACTTCAGGGCAGCCTGGGGCAatggtcctgctgctcctcgCTCGTGTCCGCACAGTGAGttgtgtgctgtgcccagctgggaaaatcggggcacacacacacattggTGAGATGGAGCACCCCAAGCTCCTCTCCTTGACTGAAGCGTTGTAGAACACTGTGCCTGTCCAGATCTCACTGGTGGGGACAGGACCAGGTCAGCCCTTCAGCAGACAACATGTAACCTGTGTTGTCACAGGCTGGCTGTGACGCTGTCCATCCCCCTCCCACTCCCCTGGAGCCACCCTTACCTCCGTCCGCGTAGGTCTCGGTGCCGTAGCCATCCTGCAGGCCATTGTTCCATGTGCCCTCGTACTTGGCTCCGCTGCTCATGCTCTGCCTCGCTCCGTACCGTCCCTTAAAGCCATGGGTCCACTCGCCTCTGTACACCCACCGTCCTTTGGTCTCGATTCCCAGCCCGTGCCTCTTGCCTTGGGACCAGTAGCCCTCGTAGGTGTTGCCACTGGGCCACGTGTAAATGCCCACCACCTCGAAGCCGTAGTTCCAGGAGCCCGAGTACTCGCCCTGGCCCTTGGGGCCGGTGCAGATGCCGTGCCCGTGGGCCTTgcccccctcccagcccccgCAGTAGGCGCCTCCATCATCGAAATCAAACCTGCCGCCGCTCATGGTGCCCTGCGGTGCCCCTCAGCCGGGCAGCGCTCCCCGGGGCAGCGCTCCGGGGCTCCCGCATCCCCGGAGGAACGGGCTGGGCGCCGACAGCGGCCGCTCCTGCCTCGCCTGGCCCGGCCGAGGGGCTGGGGCACGGCAGGAGGGAGAAATTGGACgagagggaggggagaagggcGGGCCGAGCTCCAGCCCCCCCGGAGGGACAGCAGCTCCGCCGGTACCTGCCCCGCGGGCACGGGCATGGGCCGCCCGGGGAGCCCCCCCGCGGCACACGGAGGGATGGGGGTCCCGGGCCCTCGGCGGACAAGGGCTGCGAGTCCCGGTGCCcgcggcacagggagggatgggggtcCCGGGCCGGTCCCgctcccccgcccgccccggcccgtCCCGCTCTCCTCCCCCGCCGGGAGAAAGGTCAGCGCTGCCCTAACAAGGCCATCggatcccaggagctgctcccaaaaataaccccccGGAGCCCGGCCCCCGCGTCGGGGCCCTTTTATGAAGGAGGGGAGAGACACATCCCACCCCCCCGCCGTTCTCCGCCCCGGGCAGGGATCCAGGCGGAGAAGAGGCTGGGAAAGTAAATGTCTGCTTAAAATAGAGCCTGGGAAGGGGCCGCTGCGCTCCCCCGGGCCGGCAGCGCTGTCCCGCTCCGCCGGAGCCGCGGGATGCGAGCACGGAGCGCCCGGGGCCGGGTCACTCGCACCGGGTGGGACCGGGCAGAGGCAGAACACGAGTGAGAGCACAGCCCTCACCCGAGAGCAGCGAACAGCTCACTCAGCCCTCTGCTACTGCCCAAGTGACTTCCAGAGCAGAAAGGAGTTCAGTAGTAATCATTTAGCCCTCATTCCCAACCAACCAACTTCCCAAGTTTCCTTCTGTTGAACAGCCAGCAGCATAATTCAGCCTGTGTGTGGAAAGGATCCTAGACAGCTGCAGACACACGGAGTAGCCACAGGACACCTCGTGTGCAATAATGTCATCACATACAGATGGCAGAGGACAAGGAATGACAGACCAGGTAACAGGTTACTCCAAACCCTCTCTTCttccagcacacccagcccatTCCCAAAGACACTGTCCCAGCAAGAGCACGGGGAAATGACCCTCCCTGACTGACCAGCATgagaagctgcaggagctgtggggtgtTATCAGCCCTTCCAGGGGacatcccaaaaccccacagaactCTGGGGCAAAGCTGTCACAGACTGGTGGGTTCAGACTCAGTTTTTCAACTTTCAACCTCCTCATTGGCATTTCTAGGACAGTACAGAGGAACCACACAACATATAACTAACTGCAAGAGAAGCTCTGTGTATGGACAGCACATAAACACCTGCAGGCACAGGTGAGAAGGACCAAGTCAGAAAATTAGTTACAAAGGGCTTCACTTTTATTCAGCCACAGAAAGGAATGAGCTCTTTGGTAACAGACCCAAACATGACTCAGAAATGCCATTTGGCAGAACCATCCCTCTAAAGCCTTCTTTAAAAAACATCAGATTTTGAAATTGGCTCAAGTTAAATTTTTAAGTAGTTTTTAGACTACTTAGGCAAGTTTTCAAGGTTCCTGCTGCATGATTAAGGGCcataaattcacattttctcaaagcaaaaccagaaggTTTTGCTCTATGGTTTCTGCAAGGACcaaaacatctgaaaacacCTTGTGGTAACAGAAGAGAAAGCGTTAAGGCAGCGGTTGCAGCAACTCATGGTCTTCTGTTCCATGGTGTTCCAGCACTTATGAGCCCAAAGATGTTGTAACTGTCCCAAGAGGATGCCAAGTTCAGGACTATGTAATTATTTACTTAGCAACTTCTAATTACAAGCACAGTTGTGAACTGATTGCACACTTTGTTTAAACATTAATAACTTATGCAGATTTTGGCATTTAAAGAGCTTTTGTTGACCGCCAACAAACCCACACACACTTTAGAGAGCACTGACAGTCTGTGTGCACAAAGGcaccacacagagctgctcttaTTTCTTCATTCTGGCAGAAAAAATCCTGTTCTCCCTGAAGACTgagcctgctgcagcagccagccccagcctggggctgaccTCTAGTGGCACTGCTCGTGTCCCTTCCCAGTCAGAACCAGCTCACATTTTTCTACTATTTTTACATCTCCTGGATTTCAATCCACTTGAACACAGTACTGAGCAGTGGACAGTGCAATCCTAAACCCTGCAGAACAGGGTTTGTGGTCACTGAATGAAATGGTAAAAGCAGTGCAGTCTTGAAAGGCACTTTCAGCCCCACAACGGTGCTGTGGTTGGAATTTGCATTTGAGAACAGTTAAGAATAATTATTTGAGAAATAAAGTCATTCTGCACTTTGTAGCCCAGTTTTGTATACAACAGTTACCAAAAAACTGCCTTGAATTCAGAACACAGGTGGCAGAAATGCAGCTATTGCAGAGCACAGAAAGAGATGTGGGACCCAGGTCTGTTGTGCACGGTGCAGGTGACACTTCAGAACTGGCAAAACAGGTAAACTCACATGGCCACTTGTCCTAAGACACCAGGTGCTGCCAcagaaattgcaaaaaaataataatcccCAAGAGTAACACCACATGATTTTGCAGGAAAATGTTTGTCTCCATTTCTTCTCCACATCTTACACGTCAGAAAGTTGAGGTACTGCAAATAGTAAAGACAAACCAAACAGCTTTTATCACCCTCAACAAATTACAGTATTTGATGGGATGCTGCTTTGCTAGACACTCATAAAAGAGACACTGTCCTGAGGCACACTATGTTTGGAGAGCTGCTTGCTTCTGAAGCAGTAAATTCCAGAATGCAAAGCTGGACAGGGCAGCTAAAGTGACGATGGTTTAGCAGGACTGGAGTGGAGACACAGTGCTCAAGATTTCCCCAAAACTGACTACTGCTCACTCCAGTCTATGGGTTTTAATGCCTGAAGGAAGGGCAGTACTTGGTCCTATAGAACAGGCTaaagaaagaaactaaaaaacccccaaaactgacAGCAGTGTATGAATTAAGACCACTGAAATGAGCAAATTCTGGTTTGGTCACCGTAACAAATACAGTGAGCACGGCCCATGCCCTCACTTTTCCTTTGGTTAACCACAGCAGCAACTCCCCTGAAGAATGCAGGGTATTTCTCCTGCAGACAAGTCTCTAAGGCCTGCTGGAAATTCAATAAAAGGTTTGCTTTCCACTTTTCCAGTAATAGTACCTAGAAGAGGGTAGGAGATGGTCACACTCctttatgaaataaaatcagaggCACAAGCATCCAAAACCACAAGCCTGAGTCTTACAACCCGAGGTCAAAGTGATTTCAAGGGATCTGAATGACATCAGGTGTCTCACAAGAAGAGCTCTAATCACCAAGCAATCTAGGGACTCCTCtccaacaaagcaaaaagaggattttggaaacaaagcagaattAAGCATTGGGATTCTTAAGTACAGGCAGGTATGCCTAAGTTCATTTACCACATTACCTATTCCAAGCTTAAATTATAAGGCTGAAACTAAACTGTTTGTCCAGCTTAAATAATCAACATCAGCTGAGATGCAAAGAAGTGTTTTTATTGCAAGCACAGTGAGCAGGGAGTGGGTTGCATATTCACATGATGTGCCTGAGGGCAGATTTAAACCAGCCACCCTTCTGGTTTTAGTGCTCCTTGCTGTCAGGTGTACATCATTTCTGCCATGTGAGACATTTTCTTTGGAATATACAAGTAATACTCCATGTATCCTGAAAGATCTTCAATTGTCACATCATCCACAAAGGCCCTGGCTTGCTCAGAGCAAGAGCGTGGAGAACTTGAGGGAGTTCTTGATGGTAAAGGCTGGGAGTGATCCTCACAAACCGTTCTGTCAGGTGCCAGGGGGAGGCTGCTCTGCAAGCCAGAGAATTTGTACACTTCCATATCTTGCCACAGTTTGCACTGACAGGCTTTATCTGCACATGCACATGGCTCAGCCGTGTTCAGCTTGGACATAGACTGGAAGTCAGACAGCTCTGTAGTCTTTAGGCTTGTTTTGGAcgctggagaagctgcagctggagagttCTCCTGAGTGTTCTCCGATGTCAACCGTGCAACAGAAACTCCCAAAGCCTCATCAGCTCCCTTCTGGCCGGCATCCGGAGCCATGCTGCAGCGTTCGTGTGCACAAGCTTCCTTTGGGACTGGCATCCCAAACCCACTGCTGTCCTCCTGGGCATCAGCATGGCTCTTCTGCACCAGCTGGCTGCATGTGGAATGGGATTTTGTGCTGCAATGGATAAACTTGGGAGGATGAAGAATCGGAGACTTGGAACGCCTGCGACGCTGGGTTCTCACAACTCCTCTCGAGGGCTTCTTCACAGACCTGCCAGGGAAAGACACAAAGGGAATGAAGATTCACCAAAATACTTATTGCTGGGTTATAAGTAACACTGGGCAAAACCTCTCCTGCATTTATATTGCATGCATGAGCTTTAGGAGTATTTGCTCAGGGTATTCTGCTGTCGTGGAATCTGTCTTAGTTGTAGACAAGCAGTTGTATACAACATAAAAGGGACACCACAGAAATGCATCTCAGAGTGGGCTTTAAAGATCAGAAAATGAGTAAAGCATGTAACACATGACAAAATAATCTCTACAACAAGGACAAAGCACAAGAAAGGAGCACAAAACTAATGAATCAAGGGCAAAAGATGGTTTTGTTTCAGATGAGCATAAAGTTCTGCAGAGCTACTCTAGAAACCAACTCTTTATTTTAATCTAGTTCCCAAGGCATGATGATAGCTTCTGCAGTATCAAACAACAATTGAAAGAGAAGCATTCATGATTCTCTGAATCAAAACCAGCAGCTCACATTTGCATTGAGAAATATCTCTAACTTTTAGCCACCTATAGATGACATTTCCTTTCACTTCACGTAACTGTAAAGAACAGCAGTCATAGATGAAGAGAAAAAGGTGGTgtgagtattttaaaaagttctttgGTAAAGACAATTCAGGTCCTTTGTTTAGAGGAGGACCAACTAGAAACTGTCTACTTAACATTCCTTTTCAATGCAGTATCATTTGAAATAGTCTGATAATCCCAAGCTTCTCTTACCCATGCCAGGTTTCCTTAGAAGCACACACATTCTTAGGCTTGGTTTCATCTGCCACTGTTCTAACTACTGCTCTGGGACTTGTCCCATCACCCACAGAGAGAGAAGTGGTACATCTGTGAGAGACAGAATGAAGAGTTAACAGCCTGCACAGGTCAGCGTTATGATCATTAAAATAAACCCTTGTGCACCTTCTTTCCCAGAAAATATTGCTCCAAATCATTTAGAATATGTCTTAAAAGACCTCCCCACAAAGACCCAAATCAGAAGGATGAATGCTGACACACCCTATTTCCAAGGACTGTATAACAGACCCTTTGACCAAGAGATGCCATTCACAGCTCACTGCAGAGCCCCACGTGTCAGTGACAAACACACACAATGGCCAAATTTCAGCTTCCCAGGAGAGGGCAGGGCAGAAACACCACCACTGAAGAAACACGTCTCTTTTTCCAAAGACAAATAAGCCAttctttcctaaaaataaatgttctttgGACATAAATAGACTTTGTTTAGCTGAAGAACACTTAAGCCTCTGTCTAACATAGCCTGTCAACATAAGCTAAAACTCTTCATACTCCTGCAAGTTGAATCATTTGAGCCACAGAGTTGTGTCAGACCTTCAGCTTCTATTCAAGGCACGGGCCTTGGTAGATTTGCTAAATCTTCTGGTGCTATAAATTCATTCCACACTCCTATTTTGAAGGACTCTTCATGAGAATAATTCTTTCAAGTTGTAACTTCACATATTACACTGGAAGTcccaagaaaattattttccaaatccTATGCTAAATTAGTTTGTAAACAGATGGATTCcttgaaaagtgaaaataagtCCCCATGCACGGATCTGGGATGGGGTTAAGAGATTCCAAACTATTAGTCAACCTAATTTCCATACAGAACACATGATCAAAACTCCAAAGTAATCAAATATGCCCAGATGGAGGATGGTATTAGAAATACTGAAACAATGAGAGGCAATTCATTACTAATGAGTTTAATTCCTTAAACAAAAGATAACTTTAGAAGCCCATCTACTCCCAGTCTCAGCTCTGTGGTAGTTCTAGTTACCACCTTGAATCTGCCTTACCTACCCTTTCATTTCAGTGACAGTGTACTTGCATCACTGACAACAGGTTATGGGACCTCAGATTCTACAGTAATGTGC containing:
- the OSER1 gene encoding oxidative stress-responsive serine-rich protein 1; this translates as MMKSEAKDGEEESLQTAFKKLRVDTAGCTTSLSVGDGTSPRAVVRTVADETKPKNVCASKETWHGSVKKPSRGVVRTQRRRRSKSPILHPPKFIHCSTKSHSTCSQLVQKSHADAQEDSSGFGMPVPKEACAHERCSMAPDAGQKGADEALGVSVARLTSENTQENSPAAASPASKTSLKTTELSDFQSMSKLNTAEPCACADKACQCKLWQDMEVYKFSGLQSSLPLAPDRTVCEDHSQPLPSRTPSSSPRSCSEQARAFVDDVTIEDLSGYMEYYLYIPKKMSHMAEMMYT